The Nerophis lumbriciformis linkage group LG09, RoL_Nlum_v2.1, whole genome shotgun sequence nucleotide sequence agacggcgcttagatggcagcatatgttccaaaacctgtatgtacctttcagcattaatggtgccttcacagatgtgtaagttacccatgccttgggcactaatgcacccccataccatcacagatgctggcttttgaactttgcgtcgataacagtctggatggttcgcttcccctttggtccggatgacacgatgtcgaatatttccaaaaacaatttgaaatgtggactcgtcagaccacagaacacttttccactttgcatgagtccatcttagattatctcatgcccagagaagccggcggcatttctggatgttgttgataaatggctttcgctttgcatagtagagctttaacttgcacttacaaatgtagcgacaaactgtattaagtgacagtggttttctgaagtgttcctgagccatgtggtgatatcctttagagattaatgtcgtttttgatacagtgccgtctgagggatggaaggtcacggtcattcaatgttggtttccggctatgccgcttacgtggagtgatttctccacattctctgaaccttttgatgatattatggagcgtagatgttgaaatccctacatttcttgcaattgcactttgagaaactttgttcttaaactgtttgactatttgctcacgcagttgtggacaaaggggtgtacctcgccccatcctttcttgtgaaagactgagcattttttgggaagctgtttttatacccaatcatggcacccacctgttcccaattagcctgcacacctgtggaacgttccaaataagtgtttgatgagcattcctcaactttatcagtatttattgccacctttcccaacttctttgtcacgtgttgctgccatcaaattctaaagttaatgattatttgcaacaaaaaaaaagtttatgagtttgaacatcaaatatgttgtctttgtagcatattcaattgaatatggcttgaaaaggatttgcaaatcattgtattccgtttatatttacatctaacacaatttcccaactcatatggaaacagggtttgtataaattaatatagtgcaaaaggtaatgtatagtatgtaatgataACATAATAACAATATCTATGCATGTAATGCATAGATATTGTTTGGAGTGCCGTGGGaaatgatgtaatttcaccttatcttattatgtgctcaaactgaaataccactatttaatcaAACGCGGTGGTTCGCCTTCTCCAAGTTGGATATAAATCTTTACCATAAGCAAAACACATTAGTTAATTGTTTCACTTCATtattgcaggataaaagagcagcaTGAGGTATTTGCAGAAAGAATGTTgcatttaccaaaataaggtgcaGTATATTACCTCTACAAAATAAGGTGCAGACTGTTGCATATGTAAAATAAGGTGCAGaatgtttgcatttacaaaataaggtgcatatttaaaTAGATATATAACAGGAGCTATGCGTgagattactgtacggataaatatattggaCGTTTATAGATGTTATATtttctttatagtccagcgaggtAATCCGTTTTTGGGAGTTGCAGGGGGAATTGAGGTATGTAGGAAGAAGttccttaagcgcaaaaattatgactaaagtggtgaagctgtattttcatttgcacttacattttattgagtttatttaggAAATACATTTATCATTACTTATTAACTGTGTTTTTGAGTCCCTTCTTTGGCAGTACATTAGATTAGTAGATCAGTCTGACCCACGGCTCttgagccgtatgcggctctttagtgccgccctagtggctccatggagctttttttttttaaattgaaaatggaaaaagatggggggaaaaatattttttttgttttagtacgtTTTTTGttttaggacaaacatgacacaaaccttcccaattgttagaaagcccactgtttaatatgtttgtgtgtgtgtgcttcactgatgagagtatttggtgaacatcgctttgtcctactaattttggcggttcttgaactcactatagtgtggactgtgactacagtttgtttacaagtaaaatattccactccttctttgtcgtattttgtccaccaaacgttttatgctgtgcatgaatgcacaaaggtgcgctttgttgatgttattgacttgttggagtgctaatcaggcatattatgtcagtgcatgactgcaagctaatcaatgctaacatgctatttaggctagctgtatgtacacattgcatcgttatgcctcgtttgtaggtatatttgagctcatttcatttcctttacttatgtcctctattttatttatatttgcatgtctcgtgacacattatctgtatgtaatattggctgcatttttgatgcgccatgttgttccagaccacagcaaacgttacccatctTGAAAAGATTGtgataaatccattaaaagacaGCCTgccctttcctttaacttggacaaacacatctatacctttggccattaaaagccagtaatttccaggagttatctcaccctctgagaagtttactGTTTTCCAATGTTatgaaaatgtgtagaataaatattaaatttaaacATTTATGTCAACGAGgacttgcttcagcctgcgacacatagtcattttgatagtaggctatcatagctaatatagacacatcatgtgttgtcttaattATAAGACATGTATACAGCTttgaattttttgcagctccatacagatttgttttttgtatttttggtccgatatggctctttcaatgttttgggttgccgaacccCTGGCCTaaggtttttgtgttaaataatctTTATGATTACCACATGGAtgaatatcatttgacaaggttagatataattatgactaaaatcaagagtaagattactaattcagtattgatatttgagtgggccccaggcccCGAGGTTAAACATTTCAGAACCCTGATGTAAAGTACACACTCAGTTATGGTTCTTGTTGCACAACATGAATAAAAATGCTTTATTATTTCAACGATAGAAGTGTTCAATGTTTAATCGCAGTTGCTCGTTCGGAGAGTATCTGCAGCGTTTAAACCGGAGCTCCCATGAAGCTTAAAGCCACGTCGAGTAGCCGAGCCCCCTGTTCCGCCTGCGGCCCCCCGGGCAGGAACTCTGCAGACAGCTCTCTGTAGGTGCTGCAAACTCTGCGCCCGTTGACGTCCTTCCGGAGGATCCCGTGCTTCCAGAGGTGGCGCGCCTCGCCGTACAACGCCACCAAGGACCTGCGCGGGAGCGCCACGGCGACGTTCACCTCCTCGCCCGGTCCCAACGGGGGGAGACCCCGCTCCAGCGACATGGTCAGCGTGGTGTCAGACAGCATGTTGACGGTGACCAGGCGCTCCCCCCACAGCCAAGCGTCGTCCAGGTGGGGGTCTATGGCGGAGCCTCGCCCGGGTTGATAGTCCAGATTGCACTGCTCCACGGGCTGGAAGTCCGCCAGGGTGGCATCTTGCTGCATTCGCAGGACTAGTTTCTTGCTCAGAGCGGGGAGTCCGCTGAAGCTGGCGAGGCGCACCTTCTTCTTCTTGAAATTCACTTTTGGGCCAAAGTCCTGCGACAGTGATATTTGCAAACTGTGAAATCCATGCGAACTATTCTGCGATCACATGGTCTATTCTGTACCTGCTTCCTGCGGCCAGACTGGGACGGATTCCAGACCTCCCGGTCCATGCTGCTTATCAGCTCCGTCTCCTCCTCCTCTGATAGGAAGTTCTCCCACAGGAACACCCCGGGAAAGGCAAAAGACGAAGGCTCTGCATCTTTGCGGACGGCGAGCTTTCTCTCGGGATCATAGAAGAAAAGGTGCACAACCTACATGGACATTAGGGCGATTATGTTTCTCATAAATACACTCGTTTTTACCAATTACCTCAAATATTGGCAAATATACAGTCGGCCATACAACCTTTGTCCTGTGTTTTAAGATGAACAAATTTAAgacaaaatgtttagtttttattgtagCACTTTGTGAGATTTATGTTATcaagatataaaaaaaatggtatcaGCAACACTAtccctgtatttacttggtatggCATTAACTATCATTGTCATACACAATAACAAGATTACATTACAACAGAGGTCTTTAACAGGGATCTGCGATTTGTCCACAAAATACATCAAATTTTAGGTTGATTAGGCattatttaaatagttttttcaTATTCTCCAggcaatttttccacaaatgttAATGTTTTTAAGTAGTTTAGAAATAGTAGTGGCATAGTTATCCTATTCAAATTGTGTcaagttgtgtccttgggcaagacacttcaccccttgctcctgatggctgctggttagcggcttgcatggcagctccctccatcagtgtgtgaatgtgtgtgtgaatgggtgaatgtggaaatactgtcaaagcgctttgagtaccttgaaggtagaaaagcgctacacaagtataacccatttatcatttatttataaataatctTACAACCTTAAAATAAAATCATGAACA carries:
- the alkbh4 gene encoding alpha-ketoglutarate-dependent dioxygenase alkB homolog 4, which translates into the protein MLPGASCACKGVRSCLVCEHLKDTHLQEDKVVHLFFYDPERKLAVRKDAEPSSFAFPGVFLWENFLSEEEETELISSMDREVWNPSQSGRRKQDFGPKVNFKKKKVRLASFSGLPALSKKLVLRMQQDATLADFQPVEQCNLDYQPGRGSAIDPHLDDAWLWGERLVTVNMLSDTTLTMSLERGLPPLGPGEEVNVAVALPRRSLVALYGEARHLWKHGILRKDVNGRRVCSTYRELSAEFLPGGPQAEQGARLLDVALSFMGAPV